The Pelistega ratti genome window below encodes:
- the mreD gene encoding rod shape-determining protein MreD — protein MSHKNIKSLRPIDTGEDVFLPSTKLAWVSIFIVFLASLLPWRNWSAAPDVLLVVIAFWCMHSTKGVGLILAFVMGILMDVHDTSVLGRYALYYVLVIYSVMMMRRHMIQFSVLAHFTVMLPVFVLAAIPGRFFEAWLAGIWSGWGWLWSGVFTALLWFIVDLLFKFLSRPTVDSNGLE, from the coding sequence ATGAGTCATAAAAATATTAAAAGCCTTCGTCCTATTGATACTGGTGAAGATGTCTTTTTACCGTCCACTAAACTTGCATGGGTAAGTATCTTTATTGTTTTTCTTGCCTCATTACTGCCTTGGCGAAACTGGTCTGCTGCTCCTGATGTGTTGCTAGTTGTCATCGCTTTCTGGTGTATGCATAGTACAAAAGGGGTTGGTCTTATTCTTGCCTTTGTGATGGGTATTCTGATGGATGTACATGATACGAGTGTACTGGGGCGATATGCACTTTACTATGTATTAGTAATCTATAGTGTGATGATGATGCGGCGACACATGATACAATTTTCTGTGCTGGCGCATTTTACGGTAATGTTGCCTGTTTTTGTTTTAGCAGCGATCCCAGGGCGTTTTTTTGAAGCATGGTTGGCTGGTATATGGTCAGGCTGGGGGTGGTTGTGGTCAGGTGTTTTTACCGCATTACTCTGGTTTATTGTCGATCTTTTATTTAAGTTTCTTTCTCGTCCTACCGTAGATAGCAATGGCTTAGAGTAA
- the mrdA gene encoding penicillin-binding protein 2 encodes MLAFGQKSSVNRRRIIIRVVVASFFILFCFGILIYRLWDLQVASYQGLSERAERNRLSLVPISPRRGDIVDRNGVVLARSYRDYTIEIVPAQIKDVNALIEQLREIIPISDLEVRRFKRRLAGAHRFGSVIVRHNITDEEAALFAAHSYRFSGVSLKARWVREYPQGESAAHLIGYIGRISDKDKEYLEKEGLEGEYRGTDVIGKKGIEASYERQLHGKPGWEEVEISASGRPVRVLKRTDPIPGDNLRLSIDLGLQKMAEGLFNNPRSPQRGALVAIEPKTGEVLAYVSAPSFDPNLFIDGIDVENWRRLADSEDAPLLDRPISGTFPIGSTYKPFVALAALELGVRSAETRVPDPGYFEFGGQRFRNAGRAVYGPTNMHKAIVVSSDTYFFSLGPLLGVDRLHDFAIQFGFGKQTGVDLPGEKRGILPSKEWKRKAFKDPKKQVWHTGETISVAVGQGYNALTIMQLAQATAVLAANGVYMRPHIVNWLENPITRKAEQVVKSPEYTIPLKPEHLRVIKSAMTAVTRSGTARSVFAGANYVSAGKTGTAQVFSLKGSRYNAAALNKRLHDHALYMGFAPVDNPKIAVALIVENGGWGARVAAPIARKVFDYWLSPTRPITPEYVSPFVDEDAEAESSPDVEVPAETPKNPEDNMSEVIPDILGATSDPHHRDNTSSENR; translated from the coding sequence ATGTTAGCGTTTGGTCAAAAATCCAGTGTAAATCGCCGCCGAATTATTATTCGAGTCGTTGTCGCCAGTTTCTTTATTCTTTTTTGTTTTGGCATCCTTATTTATCGCCTTTGGGATTTACAAGTGGCGAGTTACCAAGGCTTATCTGAACGTGCTGAGCGAAATCGGCTATCATTAGTCCCCATTTCTCCACGGCGAGGGGATATTGTTGATAGGAATGGGGTAGTGTTGGCACGTAGCTACCGTGATTACACTATAGAGATTGTTCCTGCACAGATAAAAGATGTTAATGCTTTAATTGAGCAACTACGAGAAATTATTCCTATATCTGATTTGGAAGTTCGCCGATTTAAGCGTCGTTTAGCGGGAGCGCATCGCTTTGGTTCTGTGATTGTTAGGCATAATATTACCGATGAAGAGGCGGCTTTATTTGCGGCACATTCTTACCGTTTTTCAGGTGTTAGTCTAAAAGCTCGTTGGGTAAGAGAATATCCGCAAGGTGAGTCTGCAGCCCATTTAATTGGTTATATTGGACGTATATCAGATAAGGATAAAGAATACTTAGAAAAAGAGGGTTTAGAGGGTGAGTATCGAGGTACTGATGTTATTGGTAAAAAGGGGATAGAAGCTAGTTATGAGCGTCAGTTACATGGTAAACCAGGGTGGGAAGAAGTAGAGATTTCTGCCTCAGGTCGTCCTGTTCGTGTGCTAAAAAGAACGGATCCTATCCCGGGTGATAATTTACGTTTATCCATTGATTTAGGTTTGCAGAAAATGGCAGAAGGATTATTTAATAATCCTCGCTCTCCTCAGCGCGGTGCACTAGTGGCTATTGAACCAAAGACGGGCGAAGTGCTTGCTTATGTTTCAGCTCCTTCTTTTGACCCTAATTTATTTATCGATGGAATTGATGTTGAGAATTGGCGGCGTTTAGCTGATTCGGAAGATGCGCCTTTATTAGACAGGCCTATTTCTGGTACGTTTCCTATAGGTTCTACTTATAAACCCTTTGTGGCATTAGCCGCTTTAGAGTTAGGTGTGCGTAGTGCAGAGACACGAGTACCTGATCCGGGGTATTTTGAATTTGGAGGGCAGCGGTTCCGTAATGCAGGACGTGCTGTTTATGGCCCAACTAATATGCATAAAGCGATTGTGGTTTCTTCAGATACCTATTTTTTTAGCTTAGGGCCTTTGCTGGGTGTTGATCGATTGCATGATTTTGCCATACAGTTTGGTTTTGGTAAACAAACTGGGGTAGATTTACCCGGTGAAAAACGCGGTATCCTTCCCTCAAAAGAATGGAAACGTAAAGCCTTTAAAGATCCTAAGAAACAGGTCTGGCATACGGGTGAAACGATTTCAGTGGCTGTAGGACAAGGCTATAATGCATTGACAATTATGCAGCTTGCTCAAGCAACAGCGGTATTAGCAGCAAATGGGGTCTATATGCGACCTCATATCGTTAATTGGTTAGAAAATCCCATTACACGTAAGGCAGAACAAGTGGTTAAATCTCCTGAATATACCATTCCTTTAAAGCCAGAGCATTTACGAGTGATTAAATCCGCTATGACGGCAGTGACACGTTCAGGAACGGCAAGATCGGTTTTTGCTGGGGCTAATTATGTCTCTGCAGGTAAGACAGGAACTGCTCAGGTCTTTAGTCTAAAAGGAAGTCGTTATAATGCGGCAGCTTTAAATAAACGTCTTCATGATCATGCACTTTATATGGGATTTGCCCCTGTCGATAATCCTAAAATTGCTGTTGCATTGATTGTTGAAAATGGTGGCTGGGGTGCTAGAGTGGCTGCCCCTATAGCAAGAAAGGTATTTGATTATTGGTTATCACCAACCAGACCAATAACACCAGAATATGTTTCTCCATTTGTTGATGAGGACGCTGAAGCAGAAAGCTCTCCTGATGTAGAAGTCCCTGCTGAAACACCCAAAAACCCAGAGGATAATATGAGTGAAGTTATTCCTGATATTTTAGGCGCAACATCGGATCCCCATCATCGGGATAATACTTCATCAGAGAATAGGTAA
- the rodA gene encoding rod shape-determining protein RodA produces MLNTVWNGVIRAFKAIDWPLMIILFLFACLGMTVMHSAVGHMEGRFEGQLRNFLIAFGVMWFVALWPPPKVMKIVIPIYIIGCALLLAVLLFGYTSKGATRWLDIGFLRIQPSEMMKLCVPMMLAWYFDKHRSDLKVLDFFVAGVLLLIPFFLIIKQPDLGTALLVFATGFFVIYFAGLSFKLLAPIFILGLIGIGLILYFEPVLCAPDFDWVILHNYQKTRVCTLLDPNLDPLGKGFHTIQGMIAIGSGGIYGKGYLQGTQTHLDFIPEQTTDFIFAVFAEEFGLYGSICLLILYTLLLIRCFMITMKAKTQFGALLAGALTMMFFFYVFVNMGMVMGILPIVGVPLPFMSYGGTALVTLGIASGLLMSISKYKPKKG; encoded by the coding sequence ATGTTAAATACTGTATGGAATGGTGTTATCCGAGCCTTTAAGGCAATTGATTGGCCTTTAATGATTATTTTATTTCTATTTGCCTGCCTAGGAATGACAGTGATGCATTCAGCCGTTGGGCATATGGAAGGGCGTTTTGAGGGGCAACTACGTAATTTCTTAATTGCTTTTGGGGTGATGTGGTTTGTGGCATTATGGCCGCCTCCTAAGGTAATGAAAATCGTCATTCCTATCTATATCATTGGGTGTGCTTTATTACTAGCAGTGCTGTTATTTGGTTATACCAGTAAGGGGGCGACTCGGTGGTTAGATATTGGTTTTTTACGGATTCAACCCTCAGAGATGATGAAACTTTGTGTCCCTATGATGCTGGCATGGTATTTTGATAAGCACCGTAGTGATCTTAAAGTTTTAGATTTTTTTGTAGCAGGTGTTTTATTACTGATTCCCTTTTTTCTGATTATTAAGCAGCCTGATTTAGGTACGGCATTACTGGTATTTGCCACAGGTTTTTTTGTGATTTATTTTGCGGGTTTATCGTTTAAATTGCTAGCACCTATTTTTATCTTGGGACTGATTGGTATTGGTTTAATTCTTTATTTTGAACCTGTATTATGTGCGCCTGATTTTGATTGGGTGATTCTACATAACTATCAAAAAACCCGTGTATGTACTTTGCTTGATCCCAATCTCGATCCATTAGGTAAAGGGTTTCATACGATTCAAGGTATGATTGCCATTGGGTCTGGTGGTATTTATGGAAAAGGTTATTTACAAGGGACACAAACGCATTTAGATTTTATTCCTGAACAAACAACAGACTTTATTTTTGCGGTATTTGCGGAAGAGTTTGGGCTTTATGGCAGTATTTGCTTATTGATTTTATACACACTATTACTGATTCGTTGCTTTATGATTACCATGAAAGCCAAAACACAATTTGGTGCTTTATTGGCAGGTGCATTGACCATGATGTTCTTTTTCTATGTATTTGTCAATATGGGAATGGTGATGGGTATTTTACCGATTGTGGGTGTGCCCCTTCCTTTTATGAGCTATGGGGGGACGGCATTAGTTACCTTGGGAATTGCTTCTGGTTTGTTGATGAGTATTTCTAAGTATAAGCCGAAGAAGGGTTAA
- a CDS encoding RloB family protein: protein MASKRKSRDLNRSKAKKEPYEVILIVCEDKKTEPLYFNNLRKVEDLSSVNISIISGDGTDPISVVDTAIEKLEEQKKYLAFDKVYCVIDRDKHHHFEQAINKAKEHNIDLIISYPSFEYWYICHFVLSRSPIEQTGNKSAGDNCVHILNQYWKTEFGQAYSKNLNNPYELLLSKLGIAINNAQQVLKQANSENNFNPSTQVHELVDKLRKLKR, encoded by the coding sequence ATGGCATCTAAACGCAAAAGTCGTGATTTAAATCGTTCAAAAGCAAAAAAAGAACCTTATGAAGTAATTTTAATTGTTTGTGAGGACAAAAAAACAGAGCCTTTATATTTTAACAACTTACGTAAGGTCGAAGATTTATCATCTGTGAATATATCTATTATTTCTGGTGATGGTACTGATCCTATTTCAGTAGTAGATACTGCGATAGAAAAACTAGAAGAGCAAAAGAAATATCTCGCTTTTGATAAAGTGTATTGCGTTATTGATAGAGATAAGCATCATCATTTTGAGCAAGCTATTAATAAGGCAAAAGAACATAATATAGACTTAATTATTTCTTATCCAAGTTTTGAATATTGGTATATTTGTCATTTTGTTCTTTCTCGCTCCCCCATTGAACAAACAGGCAATAAAAGTGCGGGTGATAACTGTGTGCATATATTAAATCAATACTGGAAAACTGAGTTCGGACAAGCATATTCTAAAAATCTGAATAATCCATACGAATTATTACTCAGTAAATTAGGCATAGCAATAAACAATGCTCAACAAGTACTTAAACAAGCTAATAGTGAGAACAATTTTAATCCTTCAACTCAAGTTCATGAATTAGTTGATAAATTAAGAAAGTTAAAACGATAA
- a CDS encoding AAA family ATPase — translation MIIQFSVENYRSIKQEQTLSLVKSTGTEKPDNFFESSAPNTPPLLKSAVIYGANASGKSNMIKALGAMLDIIQNSADKKIGNTIPTESFLFNSITRHQPTVYDISIIMPLQNDEGVLQEMRVDYGFVVDSSKIYEEWLSIYPKGRERNWFHREYQADKQEYDWKISDYLKGEKESWKNQTRPDQLFLSMATHRNSEQLKPIYEFFTNNIGIIQTDRISNELSKTICKNSEKDKLIIISFLKSAGIEVDNIIFEKPNISLENLPDNLPDSIRKEILNDLEEQIVAQNETFFVYIDDMKNKQKINLRNESDGTQKLFEFAGLMLEVLQNGYILVIDELNKSLHPDLVRFLVKLFNSPINQKNAQLIFTTHETSVLRKDLLRRDQIWFCEKNKDRSTTLYPLTDFKPHISRENIEEYYLHGRYGAKPLLTEFQFPSNFWEDEQ, via the coding sequence ATGATTATTCAATTTTCTGTTGAAAATTATCGTTCGATTAAACAAGAACAAACCTTATCTTTAGTTAAAAGTACAGGAACAGAAAAACCTGATAATTTTTTTGAAAGCTCTGCACCTAATACACCACCGTTATTAAAATCTGCAGTGATTTATGGTGCAAATGCCTCAGGTAAATCAAATATGATTAAAGCATTAGGGGCAATGCTTGATATCATCCAAAACTCAGCTGATAAAAAGATTGGTAATACTATTCCAACAGAAAGTTTTTTATTCAATAGTATTACTCGACATCAACCTACCGTATATGATATTTCTATCATCATGCCCCTTCAAAATGATGAAGGCGTATTACAAGAAATGCGTGTTGATTATGGTTTTGTGGTAGATAGCTCAAAAATTTATGAAGAGTGGTTAAGCATTTATCCTAAAGGACGCGAAAGAAATTGGTTTCACCGTGAATATCAAGCAGACAAACAAGAATATGATTGGAAAATATCTGACTATTTAAAAGGTGAAAAGGAAAGTTGGAAAAATCAAACTCGCCCTGACCAATTATTCTTATCTATGGCAACACATAGAAATAGTGAACAATTAAAACCTATTTATGAATTTTTTACAAATAATATCGGTATTATTCAGACAGATAGAATTAGTAATGAGTTATCTAAAACTATTTGTAAAAACTCAGAAAAGGATAAACTAATTATTATTTCTTTCTTAAAATCAGCTGGTATAGAAGTAGATAATATTATTTTTGAGAAACCAAATATTTCACTTGAAAATCTACCTGATAACCTACCTGATTCTATAAGAAAAGAAATTCTCAATGATTTAGAAGAACAAATAGTTGCTCAAAATGAAACTTTTTTTGTTTATATTGACGATATGAAAAATAAACAAAAAATTAACTTACGAAATGAATCAGACGGAACACAAAAACTATTTGAATTTGCTGGTCTCATGCTAGAGGTTTTACAAAATGGTTATATTTTGGTAATTGATGAGTTAAATAAAAGTTTACACCCTGATTTAGTAAGGTTTTTAGTTAAATTATTTAATTCTCCTATTAATCAAAAAAATGCTCAACTCATTTTTACAACACATGAAACCTCTGTATTGCGTAAGGATTTATTACGTCGCGATCAAATTTGGTTTTGTGAAAAAAATAAGGATAGGAGCACAACATTATATCCATTAACCGATTTTAAACCACATATTAGTCGTGAAAATATCGAAGAATATTATTTACATGGTCGTTATGGTGCAAAACCTTTATTAACAGAGTTCCAATTCCCTAGCAATTTCTGGGAGGATGAACAATAA
- the mutY gene encoding A/G-specific adenine glycosylase — translation MTSFVKRIQAWQQTSGRHHLPWQGTKDPYKVWLSEIMLQQTQVSTVIDYYHRFLERFPTVLSLAQASQAEVMPYWAGLGYYARARNLHKCAQVIAQQYQGQFPSSPKDLQALPGIGESTANAIAAFCFDAITPIMDGNVKRIFTRFYGIEGYDSQTNKRLWEQAYQNVIGEKNIGQYNQGLMDLGSTICTRTKPICTSCPLQKDCFAFKHHKQAELPQKKPKKIIPQKETIMLVLQVGNSILLQQRPEKGIWGGLLSLPELSNTAEMEKWLALHPSATASPMASFEHIFSHYRLLIHPILIQFTRSHTVQESFLVENSQWYPLANTDQLALPSPVMKIIEGLKGMGTLRLF, via the coding sequence ATGACAAGTTTTGTTAAACGTATTCAGGCATGGCAACAAACCTCTGGTCGCCATCATCTACCTTGGCAAGGAACAAAAGACCCTTATAAGGTATGGCTATCCGAAATCATGCTACAACAGACACAGGTAAGTACAGTTATTGATTACTACCACCGATTTTTAGAGCGATTTCCGACCGTATTAAGCCTTGCTCAAGCCTCGCAAGCTGAGGTCATGCCATACTGGGCTGGTTTAGGTTACTATGCGAGAGCAAGGAATCTTCATAAATGTGCTCAAGTCATTGCTCAACAATATCAGGGGCAATTTCCCTCTTCTCCTAAAGACTTACAAGCATTACCCGGTATTGGTGAGTCGACAGCAAATGCCATTGCTGCTTTCTGCTTTGATGCGATTACCCCTATTATGGATGGGAATGTTAAACGTATCTTTACCCGTTTTTATGGGATTGAGGGCTATGATAGCCAAACCAATAAACGCCTTTGGGAGCAAGCCTATCAAAATGTAATTGGTGAAAAAAATATTGGACAATACAATCAAGGGCTAATGGATTTAGGCTCAACAATCTGTACTCGTACAAAGCCAATATGTACATCCTGTCCTCTGCAAAAAGACTGTTTCGCCTTTAAGCACCATAAGCAAGCAGAATTGCCACAAAAAAAACCTAAAAAAATAATTCCTCAAAAAGAAACCATTATGCTGGTACTTCAAGTAGGGAACAGTATTCTCTTACAGCAACGTCCAGAAAAAGGTATTTGGGGAGGGTTATTATCCTTACCTGAGTTAAGTAATACGGCAGAGATGGAAAAATGGCTAGCTCTTCACCCTAGTGCAACTGCCTCACCTATGGCAAGTTTTGAGCATATCTTTTCGCATTATCGTTTATTGATACACCCTATTCTTATTCAATTTACTCGTTCACATACCGTTCAAGAGAGTTTTCTAGTTGAAAATAGTCAATGGTATCCATTAGCCAATACTGACCAATTAGCCTTACCTAGCCCTGTAATGAAAATTATTGAGGGATTGAAGGGAATGGGGACATTGCGTTTGTTTTAA
- a CDS encoding cell division protein FtsX, giving the protein MKTWLRHHIYALKTAIRRLWLTPFSSVTNIIVIAFVLSLPLSVGSIVTSLAPAIKSVSFNPVVTLFMKDTISIEQTQELSQQLQQEYTEDIQHIDVISKQQALDTLRASKEWAESLNVLPANPLPHSIIITLSEKANTDHANSLAAAWGKDNAVEMVQFDSDFAKKLEGILYFFEMLLIILAMGVIAIVIVTIFNTVRMQALVQRDEIAVARLVGATEAFVRRPFLYLGAITGLCASILSIGLTILALSMMNSAILVLSESYGQSFSLILPPFSWLIMTIILVMIIASLSAIWSVTKHSKF; this is encoded by the coding sequence ATGAAAACTTGGTTACGTCATCATATTTATGCTTTAAAAACAGCGATTCGCCGCCTCTGGCTAACCCCCTTTTCAAGCGTTACCAATATTATTGTGATTGCTTTTGTACTGTCGCTTCCGCTTAGTGTAGGTTCTATTGTTACTTCACTAGCACCAGCGATTAAATCTGTCTCTTTTAATCCTGTTGTTACGCTCTTTATGAAAGATACAATATCTATTGAGCAAACACAAGAACTTAGCCAGCAACTTCAACAAGAATACACAGAAGATATTCAACATATTGACGTTATTTCTAAGCAACAAGCCTTAGATACCCTAAGAGCATCAAAAGAATGGGCTGAATCACTTAATGTATTGCCAGCCAATCCTTTACCACACAGTATTATTATTACCTTATCTGAAAAAGCCAATACGGATCATGCTAATTCACTTGCTGCAGCATGGGGTAAAGATAACGCAGTAGAGATGGTGCAGTTTGATAGTGATTTTGCCAAAAAATTGGAAGGTATTTTATATTTCTTTGAGATGCTATTAATTATCCTCGCTATGGGGGTTATTGCTATTGTCATCGTTACCATTTTTAATACTGTACGGATGCAAGCCTTAGTACAGCGAGATGAAATTGCCGTTGCTCGTTTAGTAGGAGCTACAGAGGCTTTTGTCCGCCGTCCTTTCTTATACCTAGGGGCTATTACGGGTTTATGTGCTAGTATTTTATCTATTGGTCTCACCATACTTGCACTGAGTATGATGAATAGTGCTATTCTTGTTTTATCCGAGAGTTATGGGCAATCCTTTTCATTAATTTTACCCCCTTTCTCTTGGTTAATTATGACGATTATTTTGGTGATGATAATTGCCTCACTATCGGCTATCTGGTCTGTCACTAAACATTCTAAATTCTAA
- a CDS encoding cell division ATP-binding protein FtsE, which yields MIEFQHVFKSYGRGANILADINFKINSGDFVFISGPSGAGKSTLLKLIAGLEPPSRGAITVKDTRIDHITKRAIPYLRRTVGIILQDTHLLYDRSALDNVMLPLAVMGFDHHTSLSRARAAIVKVGLGGKEKLNPIELSGGEQQRLAIARAIVNHPKILIADEPTANLDQENAQLILEVFRDFNRVGTTTLIASHDRPLLQKHSNRTLLIEPGRFTDLGYHA from the coding sequence ATGATTGAATTTCAGCACGTTTTTAAATCTTATGGTAGAGGTGCAAATATCCTTGCCGATATTAATTTTAAAATTAATAGTGGTGATTTCGTCTTTATTTCTGGCCCATCAGGGGCAGGAAAATCTACCTTACTCAAACTTATTGCAGGTTTAGAGCCTCCTAGTCGAGGGGCAATTACGGTTAAAGATACACGTATTGACCATATTACCAAACGTGCGATTCCTTATCTACGGCGTACGGTAGGGATTATTCTACAAGATACCCATCTTTTGTATGATCGTAGTGCCCTTGATAATGTGATGTTACCGCTTGCTGTAATGGGATTTGATCATCACACTTCACTCTCACGGGCAAGAGCAGCAATTGTTAAAGTAGGGTTAGGTGGCAAAGAAAAACTAAATCCTATTGAATTATCAGGCGGTGAACAACAACGACTTGCCATTGCTAGAGCAATTGTCAATCACCCTAAGATTCTCATTGCCGATGAGCCTACCGCTAACTTAGACCAAGAAAACGCACAGCTTATTTTAGAGGTTTTTCGTGATTTTAACCGTGTGGGAACGACAACCTTAATTGCCTCTCATGATCGTCCCTTATTACAAAAACATTCTAATCGTACTCTACTTATTGAACCCGGTCGTTTTACCGATTTAGGATACCACGCATGA
- a CDS encoding amino acid ABC transporter permease: MKKLQFSWHDTRFRSLIYQIIILGIVICVVGYLIHNTLQNLSARNIQTGFAFLDKEAGFAIGETLIPYQLTDTYWQAIKVGLFNTLFVSIMGIIFSTLLGTVVGIARLSSNWLLKNVASIYVEVMRNIPLLIHLFFWYALLTETLPSPRQALNPIEGVFLSNRGIKVPALEGSALPWVSMGILMALLGIFILAYWAKHKQNQTGQTSTLWRWYLVLFILFPVLSFFLSGGQLSLDYPVLKGFNFVGGWSFSPELAALVIGLVLYTAGFIAEIVRSGIQSVSKGQWEAGESLGLTRLQTLRLIIMPQALRVMIPSLSNTFMNLTKNSSLAVAIGYPDIVSIVNTMLTQTGQAIEAVMIIMAAYLTISLSIALLMTWYNKKMALVER, encoded by the coding sequence ATGAAAAAATTGCAATTTTCTTGGCATGATACTCGTTTTCGTTCGTTGATCTATCAAATAATTATTTTGGGAATCGTTATTTGTGTTGTTGGCTATTTAATTCATAATACCCTACAAAATCTATCTGCCCGAAATATTCAGACAGGATTTGCTTTTTTAGATAAAGAGGCAGGTTTTGCTATTGGGGAGACACTTATTCCTTACCAATTGACAGATACCTATTGGCAAGCTATTAAAGTCGGATTATTCAATACCTTATTTGTTTCGATTATGGGTATTATTTTTTCTACTCTCTTAGGAACGGTGGTGGGGATTGCCCGTTTATCTAGCAACTGGTTATTAAAAAATGTAGCCTCTATTTATGTTGAGGTAATGCGTAATATACCCTTATTAATTCATTTATTCTTCTGGTACGCCTTATTAACAGAAACATTACCATCACCTCGTCAGGCACTTAATCCGATAGAGGGGGTTTTCCTGTCTAATCGGGGGATTAAAGTTCCTGCACTAGAGGGGAGTGCTTTACCGTGGGTGAGTATGGGTATTTTGATGGCATTGTTAGGTATTTTTATCTTGGCATATTGGGCAAAACATAAGCAAAACCAAACGGGGCAAACAAGCACTTTATGGCGCTGGTATCTTGTTTTATTCATATTGTTTCCTGTATTGAGTTTCTTCTTATCAGGGGGGCAATTAAGCCTTGATTACCCTGTATTAAAAGGATTTAATTTTGTAGGTGGTTGGTCGTTTAGTCCTGAACTAGCGGCTTTAGTGATAGGTCTTGTGCTTTATACAGCAGGTTTTATTGCAGAGATTGTGCGTTCAGGTATTCAAAGTGTGAGTAAAGGGCAATGGGAAGCGGGTGAATCATTAGGTTTGACAAGGCTGCAAACTTTACGCTTAATCATTATGCCTCAAGCCCTAAGAGTAATGATTCCCTCTCTCAGCAATACCTTTATGAACTTAACTAAAAATAGTTCTTTAGCAGTTGCGATTGGTTATCCTGATATTGTATCAATTGTAAATACCATGCTCACACAAACAGGACAAGCTATTGAAGCCGTGATGATTATTATGGCAGCTTATCTAACCATTAGTTTAAGTATTGCCTTATTAATGACTTGGTATAACAAAAAAATGGCATTAGTGGAGAGATAA
- a CDS encoding amino acid ABC transporter permease encodes MVKPQALSPSNGIFSWLKANLFATPAHGLASILILWFLVFSVPALIEWGIINANFVANTGSECQQTTGACWSFLTHKYRIILFGIYPFDEQWRPFVVVLLLIALLVYSAIPRFWHKSLIAIWLVVIMLCGMLMMGGIGGLSFVETAKWGGLPITLILSIFGILFATPIGILLALGRRSEMPLIRSLCIVYIELIRGVPFISLLFMASVMVPLFFPEGMSIDKLLRAQIAVIIYVSAYIAEVVRGGLQAIPNGQYDGAKSLGLSYWQMMRLVILPQALKVVIPPLVSIFISIFKDTSLVVIIGIYDLTLSAKVALADPLWQGFSVEAYLFIGFIYFVFCYAMSKYSQFIEQRLTLNHQH; translated from the coding sequence ATGGTAAAACCTCAAGCGTTATCCCCATCAAACGGTATATTTTCATGGTTAAAGGCTAATTTATTTGCAACACCTGCTCATGGATTAGCCAGTATATTAATCTTATGGTTTCTGGTTTTTTCAGTTCCTGCTTTGATAGAGTGGGGGATTATTAATGCGAATTTTGTGGCTAATACTGGCAGTGAATGTCAGCAGACAACAGGTGCTTGTTGGTCATTTTTAACGCATAAATACCGTATTATTTTATTTGGTATTTACCCTTTTGATGAGCAATGGCGACCTTTTGTGGTGGTGCTATTACTTATTGCCTTACTGGTCTATAGTGCTATTCCTCGGTTTTGGCATAAATCCCTTATCGCTATTTGGCTAGTGGTGATAATGCTTTGCGGTATGTTAATGATGGGCGGTATTGGGGGATTAAGTTTTGTGGAAACGGCAAAATGGGGCGGTTTACCGATTACATTAATACTGTCTATTTTTGGGATTCTTTTTGCGACACCTATTGGTATCTTATTAGCATTGGGTCGCCGTTCAGAAATGCCTTTAATCCGATCGCTTTGTATCGTTTATATTGAGTTAATTCGGGGTGTTCCTTTTATCAGTTTATTATTTATGGCATCTGTGATGGTTCCTTTGTTTTTCCCTGAAGGAATGTCTATTGATAAATTATTGCGTGCGCAGATAGCGGTTATTATTTATGTATCGGCTTATATTGCTGAAGTCGTACGAGGAGGGCTACAAGCTATTCCTAATGGTCAGTATGATGGTGCTAAATCATTGGGATTAAGTTATTGGCAAATGATGCGTTTAGTGATTTTGCCACAAGCACTTAAAGTTGTTATTCCACCCTTAGTCAGTATTTTTATTTCTATTTTCAAAGATACGTCTTTGGTCGTGATTATTGGTATCTATGATTTAACCTTATCCGCCAAAGTCGCTCTAGCCGATCCTTTGTGGCAGGGATTTAGCGTAGAGGCTTATCTTTTTATTGGGTTTATTTATTTTGTCTTCTGTTATGCAATGTCTAAATATTCTCAGTTTATTGAACAACGTTTAACATTGAACCATCAGCATTAG